The Prosthecomicrobium sp. N25 nucleotide sequence CGCCGCCCAGGTGGCGGTGACGACCAGCCTCGAGGACCCGGTCGCCGACTTCGAGGTCAACGCCCGCGGCACCCTCAACGTGCTCGAGGCCGTGCGCCGCACCGGACGGCGGGTTCCCGTCGTCTTCGCCTCGACCAACAAGGTCTACGGCAGCCTGGAGGACCTCGGCTTCGAGGACGTCGGCGAGGCGACCCTGCCGCGGGATCCGGCGAAGCGTGCCCACGGCGTGCCCGAGGCCCGCAACCTCGACTTCTGTACGCCCTACGGCTGCTCCAAGGGCGTCGCCGACCAGTATGTCCTCGACTGGGCGAAGTCCTATGGCCTGCCCACCGCCGTGCTGCGCATGAGCTGCATCTACGGCCCTCACCAGTTCGGCACCGAGGATCAGGGCTGGCTCGCCCACTTCCTGATCCGGGCGCTCCGCGGCGAGCCGATCACCATCTACGGCACCGGCCGTCAGGTCCGCGACGTCCTGCATGTCTCCGATGCCGTCGCCGCCTACCGGGCCGTCCTCGCCGGCATCGAGGGCGTCAAGGGCCGCGCCTTCAACCTCGGCGGCGGGCCGGCCAACGCGGTCAGCCTGAATGCCGCCCTCGCCGAGATCGCCCGCCTGGCAGGCCGCGAGATCCGCCTCGACGGCAGCGACTGGCGCCGCGGCGACCAGCCCTGGTTCGTGGCGGACACCCGCGCCCTGCAGGCCGCGCTCGGCTGGACGACCCGGGTCGGCTGGCGCGACGGCCTCGCCGACCTCGCCGATTGGCTGCGCCGCGAGAGCGGCCTGATCCTGGAAGACCGGAGGCTCAGCGCATGAGGGTGGCTCTCGTCAACCCGGCCTGGCACTACGACGGAAGCGTCTATTTCGGTTGCCGCCACGAGCATCTCCCCCTCGAACTCGGCTACACGGCCGCGCTCCTGGAGAAGGACGGCCACGAGACGCTGATGGTCGACGGCCAGTTGCAGAACCTCGACAACGGCGCGCTCGCCGAGACGGTCGCGGTGTTCGGGCCGGACATGACCGTCGTCACCACCGCGCCGACCTACCTGTTCTGGCGCTGCGCCCCGCCGGAGTTGCGCGTTCCCGCCGAATTCCTCGCCGAGCTCCGCGGTCGCGGCGGCCTGACCGTCGCGGTCGGCCCGCACGGCTCGGCCACGCCCGGCGCGGCGCTCGCCAAGCTCGGCACCGATGTCGTCGTGCGCGGCGAGTGCGAGGAGGTCGTGGCGGCCCTCGCGCGCGCCATCGGCGACCGGGGCGACTGGCGGTCCCTGCCGGGCACCGCCCGCCTCGAAGCCGGCCGAGTGGTCGTCAACGGCGCCCCGGCCGCGAGCCCCTTCGTCGACCACGGGCCGCTGCGCTGGCCCACCGAGTGGATCGCCAATCACCGCCATCACCACCACCGCTTCGACGGCGCCGGCCGGGGCTATGGCGCCGAGGTCGAAGCCTCGCGGGGCTGTCCCTACGATTGCAGCTTCTGCGCCAAGATCGACTACCGCGACAAGTATCGCCGCCGGAGCCTCGACCACGTACTCGCCGAGATCGACGGCCTGATCTCGCAGGGCGTCGGCTACGTCTACTTCGTCGACGAGATCTTCCTGCCGCAGAAGCCGCTCCTCGAGGCCCTCGTGGATCGCCGTGTCGAGTTCGGCGTGCAGACCCGCATCGACCTCTGGAAGCCGGACCTCCTGGAGCTTCTGGGCCGCGCCGGCTGCGTCTCGATCGAGGCCGGCATCGAGAGCCTGACCGTCGAGGGGCGGGCGGCTCTCGCCAAGCGCTGCAAGCTTTCGACCGACGAGCTCGCCGACCTCCTGGTCAAGGCCCGCCGCCACGTGCCCTTCGTGCAGGCGAACCTGATCGGCATGGAGGAGGACGAGGCGGACCTGGTGCGGTCCTGGCGCGAGCGCCTCATTGCCGCCGGGGTCTGGGCCAACGAGCCGGTGCCGCTCTACCCCTACCCGAGCTCGCCCACCTACCGCCAGCTCTGGGGCGAGCCCGACGACCGCGCCTGGGAGCGCGCACACGAGCACTACCTTACCGCCTTCGACCGCTTCAGCGACATCCAGGACGCCCGTCCGCTGCCGCTCGCCGCCCTGGAGGACGCATGCTGCAAGGGACACTGATCCGTTTCCCCGCCTGGCGCGCGCGCCCCTCGGCGGAGGCGATCCGCCCGCCGGCGCCGCAGGGCCACGTCCCGGCCCGCGACCGCCCCCGCCGCATCCTGATGACCCTCGACGCAGTCGGAGGCGTATGGCGCTATGCCGTCGACCTCGCCGGGGCCCTGAACCGCCGGGGCGTCCGCGTCATCCTGGTCGGCTTGGGCCCCGAGCCGCTCGACGGCCAGATCGCCGAGGTAGAGGCGATGGCGGACACGGAGCTCGCCTGGCTCGACCTGCCGCTCGACTGGATGGCGGGCTCGGTCGAGGAGGTCGGCCCGGTGGCGGCCCGCATCGGCGACATCGCCCGCGCGCACGACGTCGATCTCGTCCACCTCGACCTGCCGTCCCAGGCCGTCGGCCTGGACGTGCACTGCCCGATCGTCGTCGCCTCCCATTCCTGCGTGGTGACCTGGTGGGCGGCGGTACGCGGCGGACGCGTGCCCGACGCCTGGACCTGGCAGGAGATCGCCAACCGGCGCGGCTTCGACCTCGCCGACCTTGTGCTCGCCCCCTCGCGCAGCCACGCCGCGGCACTGGTCAAGGCCTACGGTCCGATCGACCGTCTGCACGTCGTGCCGAACGCGGCCGATCCGGGCCCGCAGCCGGCCGCCAAGCAGTGCTTCGCCCTGTCGGCCGGCCGCTGGTGGGACGAGGGCAAGAACGGCCGCGTCCTCGACGAGGCGGCGGCGCTCGCCGATACCCCCGTCCTGATGGCCGGCGCGCTCCGGGGGCCGAACGGCGAGACGGCCGTCTTCTCCCACGCGGAGACCACCGGCGAGATGGCCTCCTACGCCCTGCGCGCCCTGATGGCCCGGGCCGCCGTCTTCGCGGCCCCCTCGCTCTACGAGCCCTTCGGCCTGGCGGTGCTCGAGGCGGCGCTCGCCGAATGCGCCCTGGTCGTCTCCGAGATCCCGACCTTCGCGGAATTCTGGGACGGTGCGGCCCTCTTCGCCGATCCGCGCGACCCGGCCGACTTCGCGCGCATGATCGACCGCTTCGCCGCCGACCAGGGTCTTGCCCGCGAGTACGGCCAGCGGGCCCGTCGTCGCGCCCGCAAGTTCACGCTCGACCGCCAGGCCGACGCGGTGCTCGCCGCCTATGCCCGCGTGCTGCGCACCGCCGGTGCCCCGCTGAGCGTCGGGGGCTGACCATGCGCGTGCTTCTCTACACCCATTCCCTCGTCTCGGATTGGAACCACGGCAACGCCCACTTTCTGCGCGGGGTCGCCCGCGACCTGATCTCCCGCGGCCACGAGGTAGTGGCGCTGGAGCCGGAAGGCGGCTGGAGCCGGACCAACCTGGAGGCCGAGCAGGGGACCGGCATCGCCGACCGCTTCGCCGAGGTCTTTCCCGAACTCGCCTCCTTCCAGTACGACATCGACTTCAACCACGAGGCCGCCGTCGCCGAGGCCGACCTCGTGCTCGTCCACGAATGGACCGAGCCCTCCCTCGTCGCCCGCCTCGGCCGCGCCCGGCGCAACGGCGGCACGTTCACGCTCCTCTTTCACGACACCCACCATCGGGCTGTTTCGGAAGAGAAATCCATCGCCGACCTCGATCTCTCCGACTACGACGCGGTGCTCGCCTTCGGAGAGACGCTGTCGGAGCGCTACCGCAAGGCGGGTTGGGGACGCCGGGTCTTCACCTGGCACGAGGCAGCCGACACGCGCCTGTTCCGGCCGCGCGCGGCCGCCCGCGGCACCGATGTCGTGTGGATCGGCAACTGGGGCGACGGCGAGCGCTCCGCCGAGATCGACGCCTTCCTGATCGAGCCCGTGAAGCGCCTCGGCCTCTCCGCCACGGTGCGCGGCGTCCGCTATCCCCTGGATGCGCTGGAGCGGCTGGCCGCCGCCAGGATCGATTTCGGCGGCTGGATCGCCAACGCCGACGTGCCCGCCGTCTTCGCCCGCGCCCGCTCCACCGTCCACATCCCGCGCCGCCCCTATGTGGAGGCGCTGCCCGGCATTCCGACCATCCGGGTCTTCGAGGCGCTCGCCTGCGGCGTGCCGCTCGTCTCCGCGCCCTGGGACGACGCGGAGGGCCTCTTCCGGCCCGGCACCGACTACCTCGTCGCCCGCGACACGAACGAGATGGCGAAGCATCTGAAGGCCGTCGTCTCCGACCCGGACCTCGCCCGCGCGCTGCGCATCGCCGGCCTCGACACCATCACCCGCCGCCACACCTGCCACCATCGCGTCGCCGAACTCCTCGGCATCCTCGCCGAGGTCGGGACCGCCCGCGTCCGCGCCGCGCTGCCGGAGACCGTCGCATGAAGATCGCCTTCTACGGATCGAGCCTGCTCTCGAGCTACTGGAACGGCGCGGCGACCTACTATCGCGGCATCATCCGGGCGCTCGCCGCGCGCGGCTACCGGGTCACCTTCTACGAGCCCGACGTCTGGGATCGGCAGAAGAACCGAGACATCGACCCCCCGGACTGGTGCGAGGTGGTCGTCTACGAAGGCACCCTGGAGGCGTTGCGCCGGGCGACCGACCGGGCCCACGACGCTGACATCGTGGTCAAGACGAGTGGCGTCGGCTTCGAGGACGACGCGCTCCTCGGCGCGGCCCTCGGCGCCGCCCGCCCGGGCGCGCTCAAGGTCTTCTGGGATGTCGACGCGCCCGCGACCCTCGCCGAGGTGCGCGCCGGGCCCGACCACCCGCTCCGCTTCGCCCTCGAGGAGATCCACGTCGTCCTGACCTACGGCGGCGGCCCGCCCGTCGTCGAGGGCTACCGCAAGCTCGGCGCGCGCGAGTGCATTCCCATCTACAACGCGCTCGACCCGCAGACCCACCACCCGGTGCCCCCCGAGCCGCGCTTCGCCGCAGACCTCACCTTCCTGGGCAACCGCCTCCCCGACCGGGAGGCGCGCGTCGAACAGTTCTTCCTCGACCCCGCCGCCCGGCTGCCCGGCCAGAAGTTCCTCCTGGGCGGCTCCGGCTGGGGCGACCGGCCGCTGCCGCCCAATGTCGGCTACATCGGCCACGTGCCGACGCGCGACCACAACGCCCTCAACGTGAGCGCCAAGGCGGTCCTCAACATCAACCGCGAGTCCATGGCCGAGATCGGCTTCTCGCCGCCGACCCGGGTCTTCGAGGCGGCCGGCGCCGGCGCCTGCCTGATCACCGACGCCTGGCCCGGCCTCGGCCTCTTCCTCGACCCCGGCGAGGAGGTCATTCCCGTCCGCGACGGCCAGGACCTCGCCGAACTCCTGCCCGGCCTCACCCCGGAGCGCGCCCGCGAGATCGGCCGCAAGGCCCTCCACCGCGTCCTCGCCGAGCACACCTACGACCGCCGCGCCGAGGAGGTCGACAGGATCTTCCGCCGCCTGATCGACACCCGCGCCGCCGAGGTCGCCGCATGACCGCCGCCCCGTACGACCTCGTCGTCCTCGGCCTGTCGCTGTCCTCCTCCTGGGGCAACGGCCACGCGACCACGTTCCGCGCTCTCCTCGCGGGGCTGGAGCGGCTCGGCAAGCGCATCCTCTTCCTGGAGCGCGACGTGCCCTGGTACGCGGAGAACCGCGACCTGCCGGACCCGCCCTTCTGCCGGCTGGCCTTCTACGCGAGCCTCGAGGATCTCGACCGGTACCGCCCCGAGATCGCCGCGGCCGAGATGGTCCTGATCGGCTCCTACGTGCCCGATGGCATCGCGGTGATCGACAAGGTGCTGGCGGCCGCCACCGGCCGGGTCGCCTTCTACGACATCGACACCCCGGTCACGCTGGCCGCGCTGGACGAGGAGGGCGCGCCCTTTCTCGACCGTCGCCAGATTCCCGCCTTCGATCTCTACTTCTCCTTCACGGGCGGCCCGACGCTCGACCGGCTGGAGCGCGCCTACGGCGCCCGCCGGGCCGTCGCGCTCTACTGCTCGGTCGAGGAGGCCCGCTACCGGCCGACCGGGGAGCCCTACGACTGGGACCTCGGCTACCTCGGCACCTACAGTCCCGACCGCCAGCCCACCCTCGAGGCGCTGCTGATCGAGCCCGCCCGGCGCCTGCCGGATCGTCGCTTCGTGGTCGCCGGCCCGCAGTATCCCGACCACATCGACTGGCCCGCCAATGTCGAGCGCATCGAGCACCTCGCCCCCGCCGACCACGCCAGCTTCTACAGCCGCCAGCGCTTCACCCTGAACGTCACGCGCGCCGACATGATCCGGGCCGGCTGGTCGCCCAGCGTCCGCCTCTTCGAGGCCGCGGCCTGCGCCGTGCCCATCATTTCAGACCGCTGGGCGGGGCTCGGCGACGTCCTGCCGGAGGGCCGGGCCATCCTGCCGGTCGACGACGGCGACGCGGTCGTCGAGCACCTGACCCGCATGGCGGAGGACCAGCGCCGCCGGGTCGGTGCCCGCGGCAGGGCGGCCGTGCTGGCTTCCCACACGGGCCTCGCCCGGGCCGTCGAGTTCATCCGGGCCCTGGCTTCCCTGGACCGGGAGACGCGCCGGCAAAGCTCGGCCGATGCCGCATGACCCCGAACCGGCCCCGCGTCCCCCAGCCGACAGGAAGGCCTTCATGACCCGTCCGCTCGAAATCCCGTCCCGGCGCCGGCGCGTCCTGGTCGCCGGCGGGGCCGGCTTCCTGGGGTCCCACCTGTGCGATCACCTGGTGGCCCGCGGCCACGAGGTGGTCGCGCTCGACAACTTCCTGACCGGCTCTCCGGCCAATTGCGCCCACCTGCAGGGGCACCCGCGCTTCCGCCTCGTCCGCCACGACGTCTGCGACCCGCTGCCCGCCGACCTCGCCGCGGACGTGGTCTTCAACCTCGCCTGCGCTGCCTCGCCGCCCCGCTACCAGGCCGATCCCGTCCACACCATGATGACCAGCGTGCTCGGCACGCGCCACCTCCTCGACCTCGCCGCGCGCCACGACGCCGTCTTCGTCCAGGCCTCGACCTCGGAAGTCTACGGCGACCCGGATCAGCATCCGCAGCGCGAGGCCTATTGGGGCAACGTCAACCCGACGGGCCCGCGCGCCTGCTACGACGAGGGCAAGCGCGCTGGCGAGACGCTCTGCTTCGACTACCTGCGCCTCGGCCTCGCCGACGTGCGCGTCGCCCGCATCTTCAACACCTACGGCCCGCGCATGCAGCCCGACGACGGCCGCATCGTCTCCAATTTCGTGGTCCAGGCCCTGACCGGCCGCCCGCTCACCGTCTACGGCACCGGCGAGCAGACCCGCTCCTTCTGCTACGTCTCCGACCTGGTCGCGGGCCTCGTCGCGCTCGCCGCCCTCGACCGGACTCCCGACGGCCCCGTCAATCTCGGCAATCCCGGCGAGTTCACGGTCATCGAGCTCGCCCGCATGGTGCTGGAGCGAACCGGCGCCGCGAGCGGCATCGCCTATCGCCCGCTGCCGGAGGACGACCCCCGCCGCCGCCGCCCCGACATCGCGCTGGCCCGCCGCCTCCTCGGCTGGACCCCGCGCGTGCTGCTGGCGGAAGGCCTCGGCCCCACCATCGACTGGTTCGCCCGGACATTGGAGACCCGCCCCGCCGCGGCTCGCCGCCCGCGCCGCCCCCTGGAGTCCGGCGCGAGCCTGTGAGGGCAAGCGCTGCGGCCGGGGGAACGCGCTGGCCCCCGGCGCTCCGCTTCGCTCCGGCCGGGGATGCGGCGGAGGGGGCGGTCGAGGGAGCAAGCGATCCGGACCTGCCGCCTGGCGATGCCGATGGCGGCTCCGACCGCCCCACGGGTGTCATCCCGGCCATCGCGCCGGGACCCATTGGCCTCGCCACCCGTCACGGCGCTGCGGAAAGACTCCCGACCGCGCGCCTTGGCCCGGCATCTCACCATCGAGCCCTGGCGTCGCGGCCCGGCCAAGGGGCCCCGGCGCGATGGCCGGGCTGACATTCGCGGGACGTCTTTCCCGGAAGGGCCGGCCGTCGTCGTGACGCACTCGCACCACGGCCGACGGTCGTCGGCCCCGACAGCGCCCGTCACCCCCCGATGCGCGAGAAGTCCGCCACCGCGTGGCAGGCGGTGCGGATGTCGTTGAGCAGGCGCAGGCGGTTTTCGCGGAGCGCCGGATCGGGGGCGTTGACCAGGATCGTGTCGAAGAAGGCGTCGACGGGCCGGCGCAGGCGGGCGAGGGCCTGCATGGCGCGGCCGAAGTCCTCCGCCTCCACGGCGGCGCGCGCGGCCGGGACGGCCTCGGCGACGGCGGCCGCCAGGGTCTTCTCTTCGGCCTCGGCGAGGCGCGCCGGGTCGTGGCTGCCCTCGATCGGGGCGCCGGCCTTCTTCTCCTCGGCCCGCAGGATGTTGACCGCGCGCCGGTAGCCGGCAAGCAGGTTCTGCCCGTCCTCGCTGGCCAGAAACGCGCCCAGTGCCTCGACCCGCTTGACGATCAGCACGATGTCGTCCTGTCCGCCGAGCGCGAAGACCGCGTCGACCAGGTCGTGCCGCGCCCCCTGCTCGCGCAGTTGCACCTTCAGCCGGTCGGCGAAGAAGGCGAGGAGGTCCAGGCTCTTCGTCCAGGCGTCCCGCACCGTCGCCTGCGCGTAGGCCTCGACCTCGTCCGGGCTGGCGACCGGGGCGAGGAGCCGCTCGCGCAGCGCCACCATGACGGGTTCCGGCACCCCTGCCGAGGCGAGCTCGTCGGCGATGTCCATCTGCCGGTCCACCGCCACCAGCCGCTTGTCGAGCATGATCTGCCCGAAGGGCGCGGGCATCGCAGCCAGTAGCGGCAGCCGCACCCCGTTCGCCAGCACGATCCGGATCACGCCCAGCGCCGCGCGGCGGAGCTGGTACGGGTCCTTCGAACCCGTCGGCTTCTCGTCGATGGCCCAGAAGCCGATCAGCGTGTCCAGCTTGTCGGCGAGCGCCACTGCGACCGCGACCGGATCGGTCGGCACGCGGTCGGATGGTCCCTGCGGCTTGTAGTGGTCCTCGATCGCGGTGGCGACCGACGGGTCCTCGCCCTGCAGGAGCGCGTAGGTGCGCCCCATCAGGCCCTGCACCTCGGGGAATTCGCCCACCACTTCGGTGAGGAGATCCGCCTTGGCGAGCTCCGCCGCGCGCACCGCCTTCTCGGGATCGGCCCCGACCGCCGGGGCGAGCTCGCGCGCGAGCCGCATGATCCGCTCGATCCGCTCCCATTGCGTGCCGAGCTTCTCGTGGAAGACGATCTCCAGGTCCTTGAGCTTGGCGAGGCGCTGGTCGAGGAACTTGCCGGGCGGCGCGCGGTCGGCGTAGCCGGGCAGGTCCCGCTGGTCGGTGTCCCAGAAATGGCGGGCATCGGACAGGCGCGCCCGCACGACCCGGCCGTTGCCGGCCACGATCTCCGCCCCGCCGTCCGTGGCGATGATGTTGGAGACCAGCAGGAAGCGGTTGGAGAGCGTCTGGTCGACGTGGTGCGAGCGCAGCACGAAGCATTTCTGGTTGGCCCGGATGGTCGCCCGGATCACCTCGCCCGGCACCTCCAGGAAGCGCTCCTCGAAGGACCCCATCAGCACCACCGGCCATTCGACGAGGCCGGCGACCTCCTCGAGCAGGCCGTCGTCCTCCACCAGTTCCAGGCCATGGGCCAGCGCCAGGTCCTTGGCGTCGTGCAGGATGATGTCCTTGCG carries:
- a CDS encoding glycosyltransferase family 4 protein, with translation MLQGTLIRFPAWRARPSAEAIRPPAPQGHVPARDRPRRILMTLDAVGGVWRYAVDLAGALNRRGVRVILVGLGPEPLDGQIAEVEAMADTELAWLDLPLDWMAGSVEEVGPVAARIGDIARAHDVDLVHLDLPSQAVGLDVHCPIVVASHSCVVTWWAAVRGGRVPDAWTWQEIANRRGFDLADLVLAPSRSHAAALVKAYGPIDRLHVVPNAADPGPQPAAKQCFALSAGRWWDEGKNGRVLDEAAALADTPVLMAGALRGPNGETAVFSHAETTGEMASYALRALMARAAVFAAPSLYEPFGLAVLEAALAECALVVSEIPTFAEFWDGAALFADPRDPADFARMIDRFAADQGLAREYGQRARRRARKFTLDRQADAVLAAYARVLRTAGAPLSVGG
- a CDS encoding CgeB family protein; the encoded protein is MRVLLYTHSLVSDWNHGNAHFLRGVARDLISRGHEVVALEPEGGWSRTNLEAEQGTGIADRFAEVFPELASFQYDIDFNHEAAVAEADLVLVHEWTEPSLVARLGRARRNGGTFTLLFHDTHHRAVSEEKSIADLDLSDYDAVLAFGETLSERYRKAGWGRRVFTWHEAADTRLFRPRAAARGTDVVWIGNWGDGERSAEIDAFLIEPVKRLGLSATVRGVRYPLDALERLAAARIDFGGWIANADVPAVFARARSTVHIPRRPYVEALPGIPTIRVFEALACGVPLVSAPWDDAEGLFRPGTDYLVARDTNEMAKHLKAVVSDPDLARALRIAGLDTITRRHTCHHRVAELLGILAEVGTARVRAALPETVA
- a CDS encoding NAD-dependent epimerase/dehydratase family protein, yielding MTRSVPARPALSGAVRPVAVVGGAGFIGCNIAESFLAEGRDVIVADTLARPGVERNLAWLTARHGARVHHVAADVRDPSAISAALEDAGAVVHLAAQVAVTTSLEDPVADFEVNARGTLNVLEAVRRTGRRVPVVFASTNKVYGSLEDLGFEDVGEATLPRDPAKRAHGVPEARNLDFCTPYGCSKGVADQYVLDWAKSYGLPTAVLRMSCIYGPHQFGTEDQGWLAHFLIRALRGEPITIYGTGRQVRDVLHVSDAVAAYRAVLAGIEGVKGRAFNLGGGPANAVSLNAALAEIARLAGREIRLDGSDWRRGDQPWFVADTRALQAALGWTTRVGWRDGLADLADWLRRESGLILEDRRLSA
- a CDS encoding TIGR04295 family B12-binding domain-containing radical SAM protein gives rise to the protein MRVALVNPAWHYDGSVYFGCRHEHLPLELGYTAALLEKDGHETLMVDGQLQNLDNGALAETVAVFGPDMTVVTTAPTYLFWRCAPPELRVPAEFLAELRGRGGLTVAVGPHGSATPGAALAKLGTDVVVRGECEEVVAALARAIGDRGDWRSLPGTARLEAGRVVVNGAPAASPFVDHGPLRWPTEWIANHRHHHHRFDGAGRGYGAEVEASRGCPYDCSFCAKIDYRDKYRRRSLDHVLAEIDGLISQGVGYVYFVDEIFLPQKPLLEALVDRRVEFGVQTRIDLWKPDLLELLGRAGCVSIEAGIESLTVEGRAALAKRCKLSTDELADLLVKARRHVPFVQANLIGMEEDEADLVRSWRERLIAAGVWANEPVPLYPYPSSPTYRQLWGEPDDRAWERAHEHYLTAFDRFSDIQDARPLPLAALEDACCKGH
- the glyS gene encoding glycine--tRNA ligase subunit beta, coding for MPDLLLELFSEEIPARMQRKASEDLRKMVTDGLVEAGLYYEGAKAYATPRRLTLHVTGVPARSPDLKEEKKGPRVGAPEAAVQGFLKSAGLASLAEATVVSDPKKGEFYVAHLTRPGRAAIEVIAELVPSVVRGFPWPKSQRWGSGTLRWVRPLHSIVCTFGPETEEPDIVPFEIDGIHAGNVTYGHRFMAPGALTVKRFDDYAAKLQAAYVILDADRRKDIILHDAKDLALAHGLELVEDDGLLEEVAGLVEWPVVLMGSFEERFLEVPGEVIRATIRANQKCFVLRSHHVDQTLSNRFLLVSNIIATDGGAEIVAGNGRVVRARLSDARHFWDTDQRDLPGYADRAPPGKFLDQRLAKLKDLEIVFHEKLGTQWERIERIMRLARELAPAVGADPEKAVRAAELAKADLLTEVVGEFPEVQGLMGRTYALLQGEDPSVATAIEDHYKPQGPSDRVPTDPVAVAVALADKLDTLIGFWAIDEKPTGSKDPYQLRRAALGVIRIVLANGVRLPLLAAMPAPFGQIMLDKRLVAVDRQMDIADELASAGVPEPVMVALRERLLAPVASPDEVEAYAQATVRDAWTKSLDLLAFFADRLKVQLREQGARHDLVDAVFALGGQDDIVLIVKRVEALGAFLASEDGQNLLAGYRRAVNILRAEEKKAGAPIEGSHDPARLAEAEEKTLAAAVAEAVPAARAAVEAEDFGRAMQALARLRRPVDAFFDTILVNAPDPALRENRLRLLNDIRTACHAVADFSRIGG
- a CDS encoding UDP-glucuronic acid decarboxylase family protein — its product is MTRPLEIPSRRRRVLVAGGAGFLGSHLCDHLVARGHEVVALDNFLTGSPANCAHLQGHPRFRLVRHDVCDPLPADLAADVVFNLACAASPPRYQADPVHTMMTSVLGTRHLLDLAARHDAVFVQASTSEVYGDPDQHPQREAYWGNVNPTGPRACYDEGKRAGETLCFDYLRLGLADVRVARIFNTYGPRMQPDDGRIVSNFVVQALTGRPLTVYGTGEQTRSFCYVSDLVAGLVALAALDRTPDGPVNLGNPGEFTVIELARMVLERTGAASGIAYRPLPEDDPRRRRPDIALARRLLGWTPRVLLAEGLGPTIDWFARTLETRPAAARRPRRPLESGASL
- a CDS encoding CgeB family protein, which produces MTAAPYDLVVLGLSLSSSWGNGHATTFRALLAGLERLGKRILFLERDVPWYAENRDLPDPPFCRLAFYASLEDLDRYRPEIAAAEMVLIGSYVPDGIAVIDKVLAAATGRVAFYDIDTPVTLAALDEEGAPFLDRRQIPAFDLYFSFTGGPTLDRLERAYGARRAVALYCSVEEARYRPTGEPYDWDLGYLGTYSPDRQPTLEALLIEPARRLPDRRFVVAGPQYPDHIDWPANVERIEHLAPADHASFYSRQRFTLNVTRADMIRAGWSPSVRLFEAAACAVPIISDRWAGLGDVLPEGRAILPVDDGDAVVEHLTRMAEDQRRRVGARGRAAVLASHTGLARAVEFIRALASLDRETRRQSSADAA
- a CDS encoding CgeB family protein → MKIAFYGSSLLSSYWNGAATYYRGIIRALAARGYRVTFYEPDVWDRQKNRDIDPPDWCEVVVYEGTLEALRRATDRAHDADIVVKTSGVGFEDDALLGAALGAARPGALKVFWDVDAPATLAEVRAGPDHPLRFALEEIHVVLTYGGGPPVVEGYRKLGARECIPIYNALDPQTHHPVPPEPRFAADLTFLGNRLPDREARVEQFFLDPAARLPGQKFLLGGSGWGDRPLPPNVGYIGHVPTRDHNALNVSAKAVLNINRESMAEIGFSPPTRVFEAAGAGACLITDAWPGLGLFLDPGEEVIPVRDGQDLAELLPGLTPERAREIGRKALHRVLAEHTYDRRAEEVDRIFRRLIDTRAAEVAA